The sequence GAGCGAGGCGGGTTTGGCCCGGTTAGAGCAGACCACGAGTACGAGCTTCTCCTGTGATTTGAAGAAGTGGTTGCAAATTATGCAGGCTTATGAAAATGGTGGCCATGCCTATCATGCGACGATGCCGACAGATGCTTTGACGGCGTTTCGTGACGTGATGAATGAAACGAAAGCCTTTGGATTTGAGAATGCCCACAAAGCGCAGCAGGAGCTCGGTGATAAGGTGCGCGCACTGTTGAAGTCGAAGGGTGTCAAGAGTGTTGCAGCGGCCGGCTTTGAAGCGCCCGGTGTGGTGGTCAGCTACACGGATAATCCGGAGATTAAGACGGGTAAGAAGTTTATGGTTGCCGGTATGCAAATTGCCGGTGGTGTGCCGCTGAAAGTCGGTGAGCCAGAAGATTTCCAGACGTTTCGTTTGGGATTGTTTGGCTTGGATAAGTTGATGAATGTCGATCGAACGGTTGAAAAGCTAGAAGCCGTGTTGAATCAAATTTTCTAATTGCTTGGCTTATATCTGTAATTGAAAAGGAGTAGGCATCAAGGCCTACTCCTTTTTGTTTGTCGGAATTGATCACTCAAGTTAATCTCTGCGTAATTTTTGAGTTTAGCTGAAAAGGCTGTATTAGTATTCTAACTAATTGAACTTTTATCGCTGCATGTCTTTTCTTGATTGGCTAATGCTGTTTCACCGCATTGGCTCAAAATCTTGTAGCGATTGACCATAGTGCAATTGACGATATGTTGACATACGTGTCTCCAATCCATTTGTTTACCTGTTCTGAATTTTTAGAATAATTATCTTTATGCTTAATCGTTTACCTGTTTTACGTTTTCAATCATCACAAACCTACCTAGCAACTATAATCGCTCTAAAACTCAGTGTTGCGTGGATACGCAGTAAAGCGATCGCCTGGAACTCACTTTGCTCAACAAGCCTTAACTGATGCCTTGAAAGACGGCAAGGTGACGATTCTGCAAGTTGACTATGCCACAGGCAAAATTATCGGGACCGTTGCTACTTATAGAGTTGATTCAACCATCCTTGTAGCACTGCGTGCTAACCCTACCCAGTATTGTTCCAGAATTCTTAGCCCCGATGCCTAATTCCATCACTCAAATCGGATGGCTATCGCTATGGCCAAGCAATTGAGAACGCAACTTGTTAGAGTACGTCTGCAATTACTTGGTTTACACTAGCTATGTCTCATTTAGTCGTTTACAGATTCGTTGTTTAAGCTAGGCTCAACAACATTACTTGAGCCATAGCATCGATCGACTTAACGGATTGCCGCATAATTGTGATTTCCAGCTTACTTCAATGGACCAATTTTTTCTGGCAGTCGTTCACCCGGTACTGCTGCGGGTGCAGGTGCGATTCGGGCCTGCAAACTGTTGAGCGAGACAAGTGCTTTGCGCCCAATATAGCTCGCAAGTTTGATACTCAACGCATCAATGTATTTCGTGGATAGATAGCCGAGAGCCATAATGGCCAACAGGCCAAAAATCAAGGTGGCTGAAAAGGATAGCTCATGGGACCAACTCTGATGAAAGGAGAGAAACATCCATGATGAAAATGAGCCCAAAATGAGAAAATGGACAACATAGACGCCATAGGATATCTGACCAAGAAATAAGAGGGGCGGCTGATTCAGCCAAGTTTGGACATGATGATTTACACAAACGATGAGAAAAGTGATCAAGGCTGTAAACATAGGATAGCCACCGCCAAATCCTTTGTCATCCGGCAAGTACCCGTAAATCGTATCCCGCACAAACTGAATCTCAGCATAATGTGGATAGGAAGATAGATAGGCTAGCAGAATTACCGCTGTGATCATTACTAAGCGTCCGACTTTCGTACTCTGATAAGCGGACCAATTTTGGATGATGCCGCGTTTCATTAAATCGGCAATGATTAATCCCAGCCAAAATCCCTGATACAGACTATTGTGGAATAACACCACAAGCAAGGTTAGTAATACCAACCGATACTTAACATTCTTAAACAGCAATAGGAAAGCAAACACCATTATCGAACCATATAATTCCATTCGAATGGTCCAAAGCGGCGGATTATAGATATATCCGTTCCTAAATATCGATGTGGTTAGCGAAGATAAGAGCTTTTTAACATCAAGGTTACCTTGCCAATAATCTCGAAACCATGGGCCTGACACACCCAAATGAAAAACTTGATCATTAAAATATAGCCCTGACTGCCATAGAATGGCGCTTAGCAAAATTCCAAATAAGACCAAGCCGCCTAGTCTAACTGGCCGCTTAATTACGGCGACTAAGAGTTTTACGCGGTTACCAGACTGGCCAAAATATCCATAACTTAGAACAAATCCACTCAGAATAAAGAACAGGCATACAGAAAAATGCCCATTGAGTAATAATCCAAATGGTGGGATAAAGAATAATTTTTCCCAGGAATGATGCTGTGGCCCATCACCATCACCAAATACTGAATATGGATAGAATGCTGCGAAATAA is a genomic window of Romeriopsis navalis LEGE 11480 containing:
- a CDS encoding acyltransferase family protein, with product MKKTRFTYFDSLRGIAAVIVVLVHYFAAFYPYSVFGDGDGPQHHSWEKLFFIPPFGLLLNGHFSVCLFFILSGFVLSYGYFGQSGNRVKLLVAVIKRPVRLGGLVLFGILLSAILWQSGLYFNDQVFHLGVSGPWFRDYWQGNLDVKKLLSSLTTSIFRNGYIYNPPLWTIRMELYGSIMVFAFLLLFKNVKYRLVLLTLLVVLFHNSLYQGFWLGLIIADLMKRGIIQNWSAYQSTKVGRLVMITAVILLAYLSSYPHYAEIQFVRDTIYGYLPDDKGFGGGYPMFTALITFLIVCVNHHVQTWLNQPPLLFLGQISYGVYVVHFLILGSFSSWMFLSFHQSWSHELSFSATLIFGLLAIMALGYLSTKYIDALSIKLASYIGRKALVSLNSLQARIAPAPAAVPGERLPEKIGPLK